One genomic segment of Marinobacter sp. F4206 includes these proteins:
- a CDS encoding glycosyl transferase: protein MGDFYQNGIITTLHNLVRRPVEDLEADLMEFRKARPMSLVLPSLYSELEGPALKNIVQELTKVPYLDQIVIGLDRANETQYRHALEYFSGLPQNFKVLWNDGPRMRGIDLKLREQNLAPTEMGKGRNVWYCFGYVLASGVGKSVALHDCDILTYSRDLVARLIYPVANPGFNYMFCKGYYARVADNRMNGRVSRLLVTPLIRALKKVCGPSDFLDYLDSYRYPLAGEFSFRTDVINDLRIPSDWGLEIGVLSEMKRNYATNRLCQVDIADVYDHKHQELSPEDASRGLSKMSMDIAKALFRKLATNGEIFSNEKFRTIKASYFRIALDFVETYQNDAIINGLTFDRHKEEKAVELFAQNVMRAGAYFLDNPMDTPFIPSWNRVTSAIPDIKEQLFEAVELDNEEFRP, encoded by the coding sequence ATGGGCGACTTTTACCAGAATGGCATTATCACGACCCTGCATAACCTTGTTCGCCGGCCGGTGGAGGACCTTGAAGCGGATTTGATGGAATTCCGCAAGGCCCGCCCCATGTCTCTGGTCCTGCCGTCGCTCTATTCCGAGTTGGAAGGCCCGGCACTGAAAAATATTGTGCAGGAACTTACCAAAGTGCCGTATCTGGATCAGATCGTTATCGGTCTTGATCGGGCCAACGAAACGCAGTATCGACATGCGCTTGAGTATTTTTCCGGCCTGCCACAGAACTTCAAGGTACTCTGGAACGATGGCCCGCGCATGCGCGGCATTGACCTCAAGCTGCGTGAGCAGAATCTGGCACCGACGGAAATGGGGAAGGGCCGCAACGTCTGGTACTGCTTTGGCTATGTCCTGGCCTCCGGTGTCGGAAAATCCGTGGCGCTGCACGATTGCGACATCCTGACCTATTCCCGGGATCTGGTGGCGCGACTGATCTATCCGGTTGCCAACCCTGGCTTCAATTACATGTTTTGCAAGGGCTATTACGCCCGTGTGGCCGACAACAGGATGAACGGCCGCGTCAGCCGCCTCCTGGTGACACCGCTGATCAGGGCGCTCAAGAAGGTGTGCGGTCCAAGCGATTTTCTGGATTATCTCGACAGCTACCGGTATCCGCTGGCGGGGGAATTCTCGTTCCGGACCGATGTGATCAACGACCTCCGGATTCCCAGCGACTGGGGGCTTGAGATCGGGGTGTTGTCCGAAATGAAGCGGAACTACGCCACCAACCGCTTGTGTCAGGTCGATATCGCCGATGTATACGACCACAAGCATCAGGAGTTGTCTCCGGAAGATGCGAGTCGCGGCCTGTCCAAGATGAGTATGGACATTGCCAAGGCCCTGTTCCGGAAGCTGGCGACCAACGGTGAGATCTTCTCCAACGAGAAATTCCGGACCATCAAGGCCTCCTACTTCCGGATTGCCCTGGACTTCGTCGAAACTTACCAGAACGACGCCATCATCAACGGGCTGACCTTTGACCGCCACAAGGAGGAGAAGGCGGTCGAGCTGTTCGCCCAGAACGTGATGCGAGCAGGCGCTTACTTCCTGGATAACCCCATGGATACCCCGTTCATTCCCAGCTGGAACCGGGTCACCAGCGCCATTCCGGACATCAAGGAGCAGCTGTTCGAGGCGGTTGAACTAGATAACGAGGAGTTCCGCCCATGA
- a CDS encoding sugar phosphorylase translates to MNQPLKAKLVSMLDVVYPALDCDFLAEQLLQTMGLAPNQPPPPAHQNNWDESDIVLITYADTVLKAGEKPLVTLRQFLDDCLADTVSAVHILPFFPYSSDDGFSVMDYLAVNESHGDWDDIEAISEDYKLMADLVVNHMSARSRWFENFRKRVDPGKDYFFEGNPRDDLSAVVRPRTSPLLNPVQTDDGERYVWCTFSEDQVDLNFANPKVLIEFAGIIRYYLERGVILFRLDAVAFLWKEPGTPCIHLQQTHELIKIMRLLIEHHSPDAVVITETNVPNRENLTYFGNANEAHVIYNFSLPPLLINTLVTGDCKHLKTWLMSMPPAQMGTTYLNFIASHDGIGMRPTDGLLTEEEKQRLINTLDSFGGKVSYRRTPDGRDQPYEVNIALYDALKGTAESGVDHWQLPRFICAHTVMLALEGIPAFYIHSLLATENDLERVENTGRLRSINRSHWELDELEQELENPLSHHSKAYHELKRLVAIRRKQPAFHPNATQFTLHLGLQVFGFWRQSMRRDQSIFCIHNISDEVQQIALSDINLIGTDHWLDLISGMTIDDLSGSITLKPYQSVWLSNRE, encoded by the coding sequence ATGAACCAGCCGCTCAAGGCCAAGCTGGTTTCCATGCTGGACGTGGTTTACCCGGCCCTGGACTGTGATTTTCTCGCCGAGCAGCTACTGCAGACCATGGGGCTGGCCCCGAACCAGCCACCGCCGCCTGCCCATCAGAATAACTGGGATGAATCCGATATTGTTCTGATCACCTACGCAGACACTGTGCTGAAGGCCGGCGAGAAACCCCTGGTTACGTTGCGTCAGTTCCTGGACGACTGCCTTGCCGACACGGTGTCAGCGGTCCACATACTGCCGTTCTTTCCGTACAGCTCGGACGACGGCTTTTCAGTCATGGACTACCTGGCGGTCAACGAGTCCCACGGAGACTGGGACGATATCGAGGCCATCTCTGAAGACTACAAGCTGATGGCCGACCTGGTCGTCAATCACATGTCCGCCCGAAGTCGCTGGTTCGAAAATTTCCGGAAGCGGGTGGATCCGGGCAAAGACTATTTCTTTGAAGGGAACCCCAGGGATGACCTCAGCGCCGTGGTTCGCCCCCGCACCTCGCCGTTGCTGAATCCGGTGCAGACGGATGACGGCGAGCGTTATGTCTGGTGCACCTTTAGTGAGGATCAGGTGGATCTGAACTTCGCCAACCCCAAGGTGCTGATCGAGTTCGCCGGTATCATTCGCTATTACCTGGAGCGGGGCGTGATCCTGTTCCGGCTGGATGCCGTGGCCTTTCTGTGGAAGGAGCCGGGGACGCCCTGTATCCATTTGCAGCAGACCCACGAGCTGATCAAGATCATGCGGTTGCTGATTGAGCATCACAGCCCGGACGCGGTGGTGATCACCGAGACCAATGTTCCCAACCGGGAGAACCTGACCTACTTCGGCAACGCCAACGAAGCCCACGTTATTTACAATTTCTCGTTGCCGCCCTTGCTGATCAACACCCTCGTGACCGGAGACTGCAAGCACCTGAAAACCTGGCTGATGAGCATGCCGCCGGCGCAGATGGGGACTACGTATCTGAACTTCATAGCGTCCCACGATGGCATCGGCATGCGCCCCACCGATGGCCTGCTGACGGAGGAGGAAAAGCAGCGGCTGATCAATACCCTGGATTCTTTTGGTGGCAAGGTTTCCTATCGGCGAACCCCGGATGGGCGCGACCAGCCCTACGAAGTCAACATTGCCCTGTACGATGCCCTGAAGGGCACGGCAGAATCCGGTGTGGACCACTGGCAATTACCGAGGTTCATCTGCGCGCATACGGTAATGCTGGCGTTGGAGGGAATTCCGGCGTTCTACATCCACAGCCTTCTTGCTACTGAAAACGATCTGGAACGGGTGGAAAATACCGGTCGACTGAGATCCATCAACCGCAGCCACTGGGAGCTGGATGAGCTCGAACAGGAGCTTGAAAATCCGTTGAGTCACCACAGTAAGGCCTACCATGAGCTCAAGCGACTGGTTGCCATTCGCCGGAAACAACCGGCCTTCCATCCAAATGCCACTCAGTTCACGTTGCACCTTGGCTTGCAGGTGTTCGGTTTCTGGCGCCAGAGCATGCGCCGGGACCAGTCAATCTTCTGTATCCATAACATCAGTGACGAAGTTCAGCAGATTGCCCTGAGCGACATCAACCTGATTGGTACCGATCACTGGCTGGACTTGATCTCGGGCATGACCATCGATGATCTTTCCGGCAGCATTACCCTGAAACCCTATCAAAGTGTCTGGTTGTCCAATCGGGAGTAG
- a CDS encoding YdiU family protein, producing MTSNVFRVEHRYLELPDSFYARVKPSPLREPKMVCFNHALADDMGFHTENPEEWMQVGAGAELLEGMDPVAMKYTGHQFGMYNPELGDGRGLLLWETVGADGRRWDWHLKGAGMTPYSRFGDGRAVLRSTVREYLCSEAMEGLGIPTTRALFMISAKDPVRRESIETAAALLRVAQSHIRFGHFEFAAHHEGPETVKTLIEHVISLHFPHLIKLPEEERHRRWFEEVVERTARLIADWQAVGFCHGVMNSDNMSIIGDTFDYGPYAFLDDFDAGYICNHTDQGGRYAYNRQPQVGFTNCQYLANALLPVMDEDTVRRGLRRYEIAYNARFLQNMRDKLGLQQEHESDLGLIMDTFSMLHEHHIDYTAFFRALSNLHAHGNGPIRDLFVDRSVADEWLRRYEERLALEIRAHGERETAMRSVNPKYILRNYLAQQVIQEAQNGDYEPMKALLKVLERPFDEQPDNEQYAAPPPDWGKHLNISCSS from the coding sequence ATGACCAGCAACGTTTTTCGTGTTGAACATCGCTATCTGGAGCTCCCCGACAGTTTCTACGCCCGGGTCAAGCCGAGCCCGCTGCGAGAGCCCAAAATGGTATGTTTCAACCACGCGCTTGCCGACGACATGGGATTCCACACCGAGAACCCGGAGGAATGGATGCAGGTTGGCGCGGGCGCAGAACTGCTTGAGGGGATGGACCCCGTTGCCATGAAATACACCGGCCACCAGTTCGGCATGTATAACCCGGAGCTGGGCGATGGCCGGGGGCTTCTGCTCTGGGAAACCGTGGGGGCGGATGGCCGGCGCTGGGACTGGCATCTCAAGGGTGCCGGCATGACCCCCTACTCGCGCTTCGGCGACGGCCGGGCGGTGTTGCGTTCCACCGTTCGAGAGTATCTGTGCAGCGAAGCCATGGAAGGTCTGGGGATTCCGACCACCCGCGCGCTGTTCATGATCAGCGCGAAGGACCCGGTACGGCGCGAGTCCATCGAAACCGCGGCCGCGCTGTTACGTGTTGCCCAGAGCCACATTCGCTTCGGCCATTTTGAGTTCGCTGCCCATCATGAGGGGCCAGAAACGGTAAAAACCCTGATCGAGCACGTGATCTCACTGCACTTCCCCCACCTGATCAAGCTACCGGAAGAGGAAAGACACCGGCGCTGGTTCGAAGAGGTGGTGGAGCGCACTGCCCGACTGATTGCAGACTGGCAGGCAGTCGGTTTCTGCCATGGGGTGATGAACAGTGACAACATGTCCATTATTGGCGATACCTTTGATTATGGCCCTTACGCGTTCCTCGACGATTTTGACGCGGGCTACATCTGCAACCACACCGACCAGGGCGGCCGTTACGCGTATAACCGTCAGCCTCAGGTGGGCTTCACCAACTGCCAGTACCTGGCCAATGCCCTGTTACCGGTTATGGACGAGGATACGGTGCGCCGCGGCCTGCGCCGTTATGAGATCGCCTACAACGCCCGCTTTCTGCAAAACATGCGGGATAAACTCGGACTGCAGCAGGAGCACGAGTCGGATCTGGGCCTGATCATGGACACCTTCAGCATGCTGCATGAGCACCACATAGATTACACGGCGTTCTTCCGGGCGCTCTCCAATCTTCACGCCCATGGAAATGGTCCCATTCGGGACCTGTTTGTGGATCGCAGCGTGGCCGATGAGTGGCTCAGGCGTTACGAAGAGCGACTGGCGCTTGAAATCCGAGCCCATGGCGAACGGGAAACCGCCATGCGTTCGGTGAATCCCAAGTACATTCTGCGCAACTATCTGGCGCAACAGGTTATTCAGGAGGCCCAGAACGGGGACTACGAACCGATGAAGGCCTTGCTGAAAGTTCTTGAGCGGCCCTTCGACGAACAACCTGACAACGAGCAATACGCCGCTCCGCCACCAGACTGGGGCAAACACCTCAATATCAGCTGCTCGTCCTGA
- a CDS encoding mannosyl-3-phosphoglycerate phosphatase yields the protein MTKPRLLIISDLDGTLLNHENYQWDAARSAIEKLESAGIPLILNSSKTAPEIRKVRQELGNEAPFIVENGAAVIVPANTFGNSDELVMNFGASRDDVLAVLGAQRQAGARFRGFEDMSAKELAEVTGLDEVSADMAKKRLGTEPLLWEGSEDELAAFKTALMAENLRLVQGGRFYHAMGIFDKADGARFLLDKYREQYGDEPVIAIALGDSPNDQQMLESADIPVVIRGIHSDEVQLPSAKHAMRSLKPGPEGWNECVLNLLFEYGY from the coding sequence ATGACAAAGCCAAGACTTCTTATTATTTCTGATCTGGATGGCACACTGCTGAATCACGAGAACTATCAATGGGACGCGGCCCGTTCGGCCATCGAAAAACTTGAGAGTGCAGGCATTCCGCTAATCCTCAATTCCAGCAAAACGGCCCCGGAAATCAGGAAGGTGCGGCAGGAGCTGGGCAATGAAGCACCGTTCATTGTCGAAAACGGTGCAGCGGTGATCGTTCCTGCCAATACCTTTGGCAATTCGGATGAACTGGTGATGAATTTTGGGGCATCCAGAGATGACGTCCTTGCGGTACTTGGGGCGCAAAGGCAGGCAGGTGCCCGGTTTCGGGGCTTTGAGGATATGTCGGCGAAGGAATTGGCTGAGGTGACGGGCCTGGATGAGGTGTCTGCCGACATGGCGAAAAAGCGTCTCGGCACCGAGCCGCTGCTTTGGGAAGGCTCGGAGGACGAGCTGGCAGCGTTCAAGACGGCGTTGATGGCCGAAAACCTGCGCCTGGTGCAGGGAGGACGGTTTTATCACGCGATGGGAATCTTCGATAAGGCGGATGGGGCCCGCTTTTTGCTGGATAAATACCGGGAGCAATATGGTGATGAGCCGGTGATTGCCATTGCCCTCGGAGACAGCCCCAACGATCAGCAGATGCTGGAGTCGGCGGATATCCCGGTTGTCATTCGAGGCATCCACAGCGACGAGGTGCAGTTGCCATCGGCCAAGCACGCCATGCGTTCACTGAAACCCGGCCCTGAGGGCTGGAATGAATGCGTACTCAATCTCCTTTTTGAGTACGGATACTAA
- a CDS encoding fumarate hydratase — protein MTTVIRQDDLIESVADALQFISYYHPKDFIDGVYEAYQKEESQAAKDAMAQILINSRMCAEGHRPLCQDTGIVTVFVNIGMNVQWDCEMALDDVINEGVRRAYTHPDNVLRASILDDPDGKRKNTGDNTPAIIHYKMVPGDTVEVHVAAKGGGSEAKSKFAMLNPSDSVVDWVLKMVPQMGAGWCPPGMLGIGIGGTAEKAMEMAKESLLDPIDIHDLKERGASNRAEELRLELFDKVNDLGIGAQGLGGLTTVLDVKVKDYPTHAANKPVAIIPNCAATRHAHFTLDGTGPSLQTPPRLEDWPEITWEVGDNVRRVNLDTVTPEDVKDWQPGETVLLSGKMLTGRDAAHKKMVDMIEKGEELPVDLKGRFIYYVGPVDPVREEVVGPAGPTTATRMDKFTHTMLEKTGLTGMIGKAERGQVAIDAISEFGAVYLMAVGGSAYLVSKAIKHAEVVAFPELGMEAIYEFEVEDMPVTVAVDSRGSSVHQTGPAEWHDKIIAAKAV, from the coding sequence ATGACCACCGTAATCCGCCAGGACGACCTGATTGAAAGCGTAGCGGACGCGCTGCAGTTCATTTCCTACTACCACCCGAAAGATTTCATTGATGGTGTGTATGAGGCTTATCAGAAGGAAGAGTCCCAGGCGGCCAAAGACGCCATGGCTCAGATCCTGATCAACTCTCGCATGTGTGCGGAAGGGCATCGCCCCCTGTGTCAGGACACTGGCATTGTGACGGTCTTCGTCAACATCGGTATGAACGTCCAGTGGGACTGCGAGATGGCCCTGGATGATGTGATCAATGAAGGCGTGCGTCGCGCCTATACCCATCCGGACAACGTGCTGCGTGCCTCGATCCTGGATGATCCGGACGGCAAGCGTAAGAACACCGGCGATAACACCCCGGCCATCATTCATTACAAGATGGTTCCGGGCGATACGGTTGAAGTGCATGTTGCGGCCAAGGGTGGCGGTTCAGAGGCCAAGTCCAAGTTTGCCATGCTGAACCCGTCCGATTCGGTGGTGGACTGGGTTCTGAAGATGGTCCCGCAGATGGGGGCGGGCTGGTGCCCGCCGGGGATGCTGGGCATTGGCATTGGCGGCACCGCCGAGAAGGCGATGGAGATGGCCAAGGAATCCCTGCTGGATCCGATCGACATTCACGATCTGAAAGAGCGCGGCGCGTCGAACAGAGCCGAGGAACTGCGTCTTGAGCTGTTCGACAAGGTGAACGATCTGGGTATCGGTGCCCAGGGGCTCGGTGGCCTGACCACGGTTCTGGACGTGAAGGTCAAGGATTACCCGACCCACGCAGCCAATAAGCCGGTGGCCATCATCCCGAACTGTGCCGCGACCCGTCACGCGCATTTCACCCTCGATGGCACCGGACCGTCCCTGCAGACGCCGCCGCGCCTGGAAGACTGGCCGGAAATTACCTGGGAAGTGGGTGACAACGTGCGTCGCGTGAACCTCGATACGGTGACTCCGGAAGACGTGAAAGACTGGCAGCCCGGTGAGACCGTTCTGTTGTCCGGCAAGATGCTGACTGGTCGTGACGCGGCCCACAAGAAGATGGTCGATATGATTGAGAAGGGCGAGGAGCTGCCGGTCGATCTGAAGGGCCGTTTCATCTACTACGTGGGCCCGGTTGATCCGGTACGCGAAGAAGTGGTCGGCCCCGCCGGTCCCACTACCGCGACCCGGATGGACAAGTTCACTCACACCATGCTGGAGAAGACTGGTCTCACGGGCATGATTGGCAAGGCCGAGCGTGGCCAGGTCGCGATCGACGCGATTAGTGAGTTTGGTGCGGTGTACCTGATGGCCGTGGGCGGCTCTGCCTACCTCGTGTCCAAGGCCATCAAGCATGCCGAGGTGGTTGCGTTCCCGGAGCTGGGGATGGAAGCCATCTACGAGTTCGAGGTTGAGGACATGCCGGTCACCGTGGCAGTGGATTCACGCGGCTCCTCCGTGCACCAGACTGGCCCTGCTGAATGGCACGATAAGATCATCGCTGCCAAGGCCGTTTGA
- a CDS encoding MECDP-synthase — protein sequence MFKKTLISVAVASSLGLSGCFDSGDSGANANPDYRINDTTIDRSIVRPIYDPNPIAEEPAFPINSDLILLLGATQSANYDFTGLSTGTTPADDAVNRLSGFSTSGAFTLKFDGSLNKASVVANATVFVLPLNVNDAVEGVPEALPNTNPSSINEADPFQAPTSWPSFRADVVSVDGGTDNAIRVVPLKPLLEDQKYLVVATNDIVGANGKPIARSVQDVQLADGVLGNSALGNVKSLLQASDALANGFLAEAIPDDTPESALAYTFTTNADTDVLRAMMAPAEFGTALGQKVGFTAQLKAVQDNYPTLNFSQLTTKLGELAELAAGLGTTVDPADLSAQELSAITALGQAQALTAPADIEAAITAEVGDTLHLPSPRPNIILSNGDAIDLATIDSLDLATNPIAQAATQIKVSQGAITLPYFQHLPGADGRGLVDGYWKGSTSLEADLNESLTGSASQDVFRFLRDIDGQLNVNGYFPFPQKQADITVPTTVYYPDPANAPAACGAGTDPVGVTIFQHGITTDRSAAMLPAILIANQACQAVVTIDLPLHGLGGSDAAPGQIPGLAPLDGATLNATLDAAIGSGSLPPELEAQLTLMRNSDYAGERHFNYTADESLNPVSATSIGEVESGSLFINPLNMMGSSDNLRQAVVDLLNVTATLQTMDINGDFAPDLAGLPVNFAGNSLGGIVGATFSSLNNDATLNASLDGTLSLASGGTLGYPPLSSVVLHNAGSQVTRLIENSPAFSTPILGGLAEQNVTQGSSDFESFFYVFQSVVDAGDPVSFVEGLGSSTSNLLLTEVTGDTVVPNEANVNTLGEAFSAPLAGTEPMLALIDQGIDPTAGNTLADNAGLSIMDSSTPNSAGMPLASFFDGTNPCSDANHGTIVSPIQPNEACPGGVSDTTPAFTAMIAHTVGAISGGAIPGADAGAVVGADVAAAINASLGESETLPKALDQN from the coding sequence ATGTTCAAGAAAACTCTAATAAGTGTTGCCGTGGCGTCTTCCCTTGGACTTTCAGGCTGCTTCGATAGTGGCGATTCTGGGGCGAATGCTAATCCGGATTACAGGATCAATGACACAACCATTGACAGATCTATTGTCCGACCAATCTATGATCCTAACCCGATCGCCGAAGAACCGGCTTTTCCGATCAACTCGGACCTGATCCTGTTGCTGGGTGCAACTCAAAGTGCCAACTACGACTTTACTGGGCTGTCAACTGGAACCACTCCTGCAGACGATGCTGTTAATCGCCTTTCCGGCTTTTCGACATCCGGCGCATTCACACTTAAGTTTGACGGATCGCTGAACAAAGCCTCCGTCGTTGCAAATGCGACTGTCTTTGTACTTCCACTCAACGTGAATGATGCTGTGGAAGGCGTTCCTGAAGCACTACCGAACACCAATCCTTCTAGCATTAACGAAGCAGATCCGTTCCAAGCTCCAACGTCATGGCCGAGCTTCCGAGCTGATGTAGTCAGCGTTGACGGCGGGACTGATAACGCAATTCGAGTTGTTCCTTTAAAACCTTTACTCGAAGACCAAAAATATCTGGTAGTCGCAACCAATGACATTGTCGGCGCGAACGGAAAACCGATCGCAAGATCCGTGCAGGACGTCCAACTTGCCGACGGGGTTCTTGGTAACTCTGCGCTCGGGAACGTAAAGAGTCTGCTGCAAGCCTCTGACGCCCTCGCCAATGGCTTCTTGGCCGAGGCTATCCCGGATGACACGCCAGAATCCGCTCTTGCGTACACCTTTACGACAAACGCAGATACTGACGTACTTCGGGCGATGATGGCGCCAGCAGAATTTGGTACCGCACTGGGTCAAAAAGTCGGATTTACGGCCCAACTTAAGGCCGTTCAAGACAACTATCCGACACTGAATTTTTCACAGCTGACAACCAAACTAGGCGAACTCGCTGAGTTGGCCGCCGGCCTTGGAACCACTGTAGATCCTGCGGATCTTTCTGCCCAAGAGCTGAGTGCGATAACCGCTCTGGGACAGGCTCAGGCGTTGACGGCTCCCGCCGATATTGAGGCTGCAATCACAGCCGAAGTTGGAGACACACTTCACCTTCCTTCGCCTCGCCCCAACATCATACTCTCGAACGGTGATGCGATAGACCTTGCAACTATCGACAGTCTTGATCTTGCGACGAACCCGATTGCTCAGGCGGCCACACAGATTAAAGTCTCTCAAGGTGCTATCACCCTGCCTTACTTCCAGCACCTGCCAGGTGCGGATGGCAGAGGACTAGTTGACGGCTATTGGAAGGGGAGCACTAGCCTCGAAGCGGATCTTAACGAATCTCTGACAGGTAGCGCCTCCCAGGATGTTTTTCGATTCCTTCGAGACATCGACGGCCAACTCAACGTCAATGGCTACTTCCCCTTCCCGCAGAAACAGGCTGACATAACGGTTCCAACCACCGTTTACTATCCGGATCCTGCAAATGCGCCAGCTGCCTGTGGTGCAGGGACTGATCCGGTTGGTGTCACTATTTTTCAGCACGGCATTACTACCGATCGAAGCGCAGCAATGCTTCCTGCCATCCTGATTGCAAATCAAGCTTGTCAGGCAGTTGTTACCATCGATCTTCCGCTACACGGTCTTGGAGGTTCTGATGCAGCGCCCGGCCAAATTCCCGGCTTAGCCCCCCTGGACGGTGCAACTCTGAATGCAACACTTGATGCGGCAATAGGGTCAGGTAGTCTCCCTCCGGAGCTAGAGGCACAGCTGACGTTGATGAGAAACTCTGACTATGCCGGCGAACGTCACTTCAATTACACGGCCGATGAATCGCTAAACCCGGTCTCAGCAACAAGTATCGGAGAAGTCGAGTCTGGAAGCTTGTTCATCAACCCTCTCAATATGATGGGTAGCAGCGACAACCTCCGCCAAGCGGTTGTAGATTTACTGAACGTTACGGCCACACTCCAGACCATGGATATTAATGGTGACTTCGCTCCAGACCTCGCTGGCTTACCAGTGAACTTCGCTGGGAACTCTCTAGGAGGGATTGTCGGTGCAACGTTCTCAAGCCTGAACAATGATGCCACTCTCAACGCCAGCTTGGACGGAACCCTAAGCTTGGCAAGTGGTGGCACCTTGGGCTATCCGCCGCTTTCATCGGTGGTGCTGCACAATGCAGGCTCACAGGTGACTCGCTTGATCGAAAACTCACCAGCGTTCTCAACACCCATTCTGGGCGGACTGGCAGAACAAAACGTCACCCAAGGCTCCTCGGACTTTGAAAGTTTCTTCTACGTCTTCCAGTCAGTCGTAGATGCAGGAGACCCAGTATCCTTCGTGGAGGGGCTCGGCAGCTCCACGAGCAACCTCCTGCTGACTGAGGTTACCGGGGATACCGTTGTGCCGAATGAAGCTAACGTCAATACTCTAGGCGAGGCATTCTCTGCTCCGCTGGCTGGCACAGAACCGATGCTGGCACTGATCGACCAAGGCATAGACCCCACAGCTGGAAATACACTGGCTGACAATGCTGGATTAAGCATCATGGATAGCAGCACTCCGAACTCAGCGGGTATGCCACTGGCAAGCTTCTTTGATGGTACCAACCCTTGTAGCGACGCCAACCATGGCACTATTGTTTCACCAATTCAGCCCAATGAAGCATGCCCAGGAGGTGTTTCAGACACCACACCGGCATTCACTGCAATGATTGCACACACCGTGGGTGCAATTAGCGGCGGAGCGATTCCTGGTGCCGACGCTGGCGCTGTTGTTGGGGCTGACGTCGCTGCTGCCATCAACGCGTCTCTCGGTGAAAGTGAGACCCTGCCAAAGGCGCTTGACCAAAACTAA
- a CDS encoding enoyl-CoA hydratase-related protein gives MSSKIRRPEFTRKSLGRGIRRRAKPVVAAVNGPAVGIGTTMLLHCDLVFAGTNTRFQMPFANLGLCPEGGSSLLLPSWIGRVRAAELLMLGGAFTPDDAARLGLINRVCEPAKTEARALEACSQLAKQAPAAIRATKELLNRPTLNQLTETMVAEGELFAERLKSPEAAEAFRAFVEKRQPDFSAFE, from the coding sequence GTGTCATCGAAAATCAGGAGGCCAGAGTTTACCAGAAAATCGCTCGGGCGAGGGATTCGACGGAGGGCGAAGCCGGTCGTAGCGGCGGTTAATGGCCCTGCGGTCGGAATCGGTACCACCATGCTGCTTCACTGCGACCTGGTGTTCGCCGGCACCAACACTCGATTCCAGATGCCGTTTGCGAACCTCGGGCTGTGTCCGGAAGGTGGCTCCAGCCTGCTCCTGCCCTCCTGGATCGGGCGGGTACGGGCAGCCGAGCTGTTAATGCTCGGTGGCGCCTTCACTCCAGACGACGCAGCCCGCCTGGGACTGATCAACCGCGTCTGCGAGCCGGCAAAGACCGAGGCAAGGGCCCTCGAGGCCTGCTCGCAACTGGCCAAACAGGCACCGGCAGCCATCCGTGCCACGAAAGAACTACTGAACCGCCCTACGCTGAACCAGTTAACGGAAACCATGGTCGCAGAGGGAGAGCTCTTCGCCGAGCGGCTCAAGTCGCCGGAAGCGGCCGAGGCCTTCCGGGCGTTCGTGGAAAAACGGCAACCGGATTTTTCCGCCTTTGAATAA